The Anaerolineae bacterium genome contains a region encoding:
- the tpiA gene encoding triose-phosphate isomerase, giving the protein MRKPIIAGNWKMHKTVTEAECLVREMRDQLTAVPSVEKVLCPPFIAIDRIAGLLQGTDVSLGAQNMHWEDQGAFTGEVSPLMLKGLCRYVILGHSERRTYFGETDEIVNRKAKAALRHGLIPIICVGETEAQHDAGETEAVVRGQVQAALSGLTADQVAGLVIAYEPVWAIGTGRAATAEQAQAVIGGVVRMTIARLYDQDTAQRVRIQYGGSTNSKNIGEIVSQPDIDGALVGGASLRADEFVAMVRITAQVYGS; this is encoded by the coding sequence ATGCGCAAGCCGATCATCGCCGGTAACTGGAAGATGCACAAGACTGTCACCGAAGCCGAGTGCCTGGTTCGAGAGATGCGTGACCAGCTGACAGCGGTCCCATCGGTCGAGAAAGTGCTGTGTCCACCGTTCATCGCTATCGATCGGATAGCTGGCCTGCTCCAGGGGACGGACGTCAGCTTGGGCGCCCAGAATATGCACTGGGAGGACCAGGGGGCGTTTACGGGTGAGGTGTCCCCGCTCATGTTGAAGGGGTTATGCCGATACGTGATCTTGGGCCATTCCGAGCGACGAACCTATTTCGGAGAGACCGACGAGATCGTGAATCGCAAAGCCAAAGCGGCCCTGCGTCATGGCTTAATCCCTATCATCTGTGTAGGTGAAACGGAAGCCCAGCATGATGCCGGCGAGACGGAAGCTGTGGTGCGTGGACAGGTGCAGGCAGCGCTGAGCGGGCTTACGGCCGACCAGGTGGCCGGGCTGGTGATCGCCTATGAGCCGGTATGGGCCATCGGTACCGGCAGGGCAGCCACTGCTGAACAGGCGCAAGCGGTGATCGGCGGTGTGGTACGCATGACCATCGCCCGTCTGTACGATCAGGATACCGCCCAGCGGGTACGCATCCAGTACGGCGGTAGCACCAACAGCAAGAACATTGGCGAGATCGTATCACAGCCAGACATTGATGGCGCCCTGGTAGGGGGGGCCAGCCTGAGGGCGGACGAGTTTGTCGCCATGGTGCGTATTACAGCGCAAGTGTACGGCTCCTAA
- the rho gene encoding transcription termination factor Rho — translation MDIAELETRTLSELQEMAREMGLTGYTRLKKYDLIMRLLQANAERQGYIFGGGVLEIVADGIGFLRSDHLLPGPEDVYVSQSQIRRFGLRTGDFVVGQVRPPKDTEKYYGLLKVEAVNGLDPEVAKQRPQFERLTPIFPNRQIKLETKPNILATRLIDLLAPIGRGQRGLIVSPPKAGKTTILKRIANGITANYNDIHLMVVLIGERPEEVTDMDRSVEAEVISSTFDEPVQNHVRVAEMALERAKRLVECKRDVVILMDSITRLARAYNLVEPPSGRTLSGGIDPAALYPPKRFFGAARNIEEGGSLTIIATCLVDTGSRMDDVIYEEFKGTGNMELHLSRRLAERRIFPAIDIERSGTRREELLLDQETLSKVYTLRRMLDALRQAGEEDPIIPLIERMARTRDNQEFLATLNRDLV, via the coding sequence GTGGACATTGCAGAACTGGAAACTCGGACTTTAAGCGAATTACAAGAGATGGCGCGGGAGATGGGGCTTACCGGGTACACGCGCCTCAAAAAATACGATCTGATCATGCGTTTGTTACAGGCCAACGCGGAGCGTCAGGGATACATTTTCGGTGGCGGGGTATTAGAGATCGTCGCTGATGGCATCGGCTTTTTGCGCTCCGATCATCTCTTGCCCGGACCGGAGGATGTCTACGTCTCGCAATCGCAGATTCGCCGCTTCGGCCTCCGCACTGGCGACTTCGTGGTCGGGCAGGTTCGCCCTCCTAAAGACACCGAGAAATATTATGGCCTGCTCAAGGTCGAAGCGGTGAACGGCCTCGACCCAGAAGTTGCCAAACAGCGGCCACAGTTTGAACGCCTGACCCCGATCTTTCCCAATCGCCAGATCAAGCTGGAGACTAAGCCCAACATCCTGGCCACCCGCCTGATTGATCTGCTCGCTCCTATCGGCCGAGGCCAGCGCGGTTTGATCGTATCGCCTCCTAAAGCCGGCAAGACCACCATCCTCAAACGCATCGCCAACGGCATCACTGCTAATTACAACGATATCCACCTCATGGTCGTGTTGATCGGAGAGCGACCGGAAGAGGTCACGGACATGGACCGGTCAGTGGAGGCTGAGGTGATCAGCTCCACTTTCGATGAGCCGGTGCAAAACCATGTTCGCGTGGCTGAGATGGCGCTGGAGAGGGCCAAACGCTTGGTGGAATGCAAACGCGATGTCGTGATCCTGATGGATTCCATCACCCGACTTGCGCGCGCATATAACCTGGTAGAGCCTCCTAGCGGCCGTACGCTTTCTGGCGGCATCGATCCAGCAGCGCTATATCCGCCGAAGCGCTTCTTCGGCGCGGCCCGCAATATCGAGGAGGGCGGCAGCTTGACGATCATTGCGACCTGTCTAGTGGATACCGGCAGCCGTATGGACGACGTCATTTACGAGGAATTCAAGGGGACCGGCAACATGGAACTTCACCTGAGCCGTCGCTTGGCTGAACGGCGCATCTTTCCCGCCATTGACATCGAGCGCTCAGGCACGCGCCGCGAGGAGCTGTTGTTGGATCAGGAGACGCTCAGCAAGGTGTATACCCTGCGCCGGATGCTCGATGCGTTGCGTCAGGCTGGTGAGGAAGACCCGATCATCCCTCTGATCGAGCGCATGGCTCGAACACGGGACAACCAGGAATTCCTGGCGACCCTGAATCGCGATCTGGTATAG
- a CDS encoding Rieske 2Fe-2S domain-containing protein has translation MAEATLPISGGGQKFSRRELLNYAWLASLGILLVNVAGIGFLFAMPRFKEGEFGGVFTLGRVSDLPPVGSPPVNYPKGKFWLTRTEQGVLALYKVCTHLGCLYGWNDQEGKFICPCHGSQFAYDGTYLRGPAPRSLDRFVVQLVTPDGQVLAETDPERGGPLPVSEGSDAIIRIDTGRKILGQGHA, from the coding sequence ATGGCTGAGGCAACGCTTCCCATCTCGGGAGGTGGACAGAAATTCAGTCGGCGTGAGCTGTTGAACTACGCCTGGCTGGCATCATTAGGGATCTTGCTCGTGAACGTGGCCGGTATCGGCTTTCTCTTCGCCATGCCCCGCTTCAAAGAGGGCGAATTCGGCGGCGTTTTTACCCTGGGACGCGTGTCAGACCTGCCGCCAGTAGGCTCGCCACCTGTCAACTACCCCAAAGGCAAGTTCTGGTTGACCCGCACCGAACAGGGAGTGCTGGCCTTATACAAGGTCTGCACACATCTAGGCTGCCTATACGGTTGGAATGATCAGGAAGGGAAGTTCATTTGCCCCTGTCACGGCTCTCAGTTCGCTTATGATGGCACATACCTCCGCGGGCCAGCTCCGCGCTCGCTGGACCGGTTTGTCGTTCAGTTGGTCACGCCAGATGGACAAGTGCTAGCGGAAACCGACCCAGAGCGAGGTGGGCCGTTGCCAGTGTCGGAGGGCTCCGACGCCATCATCAGGATAGATACAGGCCGCAAGATCCTTGGACAGGGTCACGCTTAG
- a CDS encoding DUF4446 family protein, with amino-acid sequence MLWRFIFTYIAPLWLVTFLAALALAVAVYWLWRRIHALEARYRALMEGTTGGNLEEVLNQHMENVRQAVACALKAQELTDQLAREGQRHLQHCGIVRFNPFSNTGGDQSFCIALADGTGQGVVITSLHAREGTRIYAKPLVQWESPYPLTDEEREAIRRATQHHEGSARA; translated from the coding sequence ATGCTCTGGCGGTTTATTTTTACATACATTGCTCCATTGTGGCTGGTAACCTTTCTAGCTGCGCTCGCGCTGGCGGTAGCCGTCTATTGGCTATGGCGGCGGATACACGCGCTGGAAGCCCGCTACCGGGCCCTGATGGAGGGGACCACAGGCGGCAATCTGGAAGAGGTTTTGAACCAGCATATGGAGAACGTACGCCAAGCCGTCGCCTGCGCGCTCAAAGCTCAGGAGCTAACGGACCAACTGGCTAGAGAGGGACAGAGACATCTCCAACACTGCGGCATCGTGCGCTTCAACCCGTTCTCGAACACCGGCGGTGATCAGAGCTTCTGCATTGCGTTGGCGGATGGCACAGGCCAAGGCGTGGTGATCACCAGCCTACACGCTCGCGAGGGCACCCGCATCTACGCCAAACCGTTAGTGCAATGGGAATCGCCCTACCCGCTGACCGACGAGGAGCGAGAGGCCATCCGTCGGGCAACTCAACACCACGAGGGAAGCGCACGCGCTTAA
- a CDS encoding ribose-phosphate diphosphokinase: MSEHPLRLFSGTANRPLAEEIARCLGQPLGSCTTTYLPDTEIHVQINQAVRGEDIFFIQPCSAPVNDHLVELLLYVDAFRRASAHSITLVIPYFPYARQERMTRGREAISAKVVATLLEALGASRVLFVDVHAPAIQGFFNIPVDPLSAVPILAEQFRQDRFRNAAIVAPDVGRAKLAGKYAEILGLPLVVMHKRRDGFESARTTHVVGDIKGKIPIVIDDLIAGGSVLTQLPALVEAGAEPQVYLAITHPVLLPTALQRLDDPLIAELVVTNTIDVPPEKRHPKLKIVSIAPLLAEVIERIHHARSISSLLRLT, translated from the coding sequence ATGAGCGAACATCCTTTGCGTCTGTTCTCGGGTACTGCCAACCGACCACTGGCCGAGGAGATTGCAAGATGCCTGGGGCAGCCGTTAGGAAGCTGTACTACCACGTATCTGCCGGACACGGAGATCCACGTCCAGATCAATCAGGCCGTACGGGGAGAGGATATCTTCTTCATCCAGCCCTGTTCAGCCCCAGTGAATGACCACCTGGTGGAGCTTCTCCTATACGTAGACGCCTTCCGTCGAGCTTCTGCGCATAGCATCACGCTGGTCATCCCTTACTTCCCCTATGCCCGCCAGGAGCGTATGACGCGAGGCCGCGAAGCTATCAGCGCCAAGGTGGTAGCTACCTTGCTGGAGGCTTTGGGAGCTAGTCGAGTGCTTTTCGTAGACGTACATGCCCCGGCAATCCAGGGGTTTTTCAACATCCCAGTAGATCCACTATCAGCCGTGCCGATCCTGGCGGAACAGTTCCGTCAAGATCGGTTCCGTAACGCGGCCATCGTCGCGCCGGACGTGGGGCGGGCCAAACTGGCCGGCAAATACGCGGAGATCCTAGGATTGCCGCTGGTGGTGATGCACAAGCGGCGCGACGGCTTCGAGTCAGCCCGCACAACCCACGTTGTCGGCGATATTAAGGGGAAGATCCCGATCGTGATTGATGATCTGATCGCCGGCGGCAGCGTGTTGACGCAGTTGCCGGCCTTAGTAGAAGCCGGGGCTGAGCCCCAGGTCTACCTAGCCATCACACATCCGGTCCTGCTGCCGACGGCACTTCAGCGGCTGGACGATCCTCTCATCGCCGAGCTGGTGGTAACCAATACCATTGACGTGCCTCCCGAGAAGAGACATCCGAAGCTTAAGATCGTGTCCATTGCGCCGCTGCTAGCCGAGGTCATCGAGCGGATTCACCATGCCCGCTCCATTAGCTCTCTGTTACGTCTGACTTGA
- a CDS encoding cytochrome bc complex cytochrome b subunit — MIGAQSLRDLQNKAVEVIDNRVRAITAGLGLKELRAVLRGDAPTERPNPRYKVHTTSFLFHIRPRYYQKATTWFTHTFRLGYFSTFFFIVEIITGLILMIYYVPSPAEAYQSIIRLETEVPFGSLIRDLHRLGAEGMVIFVFLHMMRTYLTGSYKKERSFTWLTGVVLLLITLFLSFSGYLLPWDQLAYWAVTIGTSMADKAPLIGQELNLLLRGAPDIGAGGLLRFYLLHVVLLPLLGILFVSIHYYKVSREHGISLPARVEEGNLSPEEKRDATQRIDFIPDLLTHEVFLACLGIFVLVLMAAFFYDAPLEHHADPQKTPLDTKAPWYFLWLQGLLKLGDPTLMGVILPTLIFLVLFAVPYIDRNPHRSIRKRPFAVSMGLAGVVALLVLSYMGLPQWGIETPAATRIIQDLAPEEGIGPLRAIPFDELVPGWYEVGKTNPKSLPGKLGTVFAEFDQRVKKAAAEGKLPEVQAVIVIEEWQADLKKVTPRIVWTDPSSGERKTYERHIFLHRDRRRGE; from the coding sequence ATGATCGGAGCACAGAGCCTACGCGATCTGCAGAACAAAGCCGTCGAGGTGATAGACAATCGAGTGCGAGCCATCACCGCCGGCCTGGGGCTCAAGGAGCTGCGTGCTGTTCTACGCGGCGATGCCCCCACGGAGCGTCCTAACCCTCGCTACAAAGTGCACACGACCAGTTTCCTGTTTCACATCCGGCCGCGATACTATCAGAAGGCTACCACCTGGTTCACGCACACCTTCCGCCTGGGCTATTTTTCGACGTTCTTCTTCATCGTCGAGATCATCACAGGCCTCATCCTGATGATCTATTATGTTCCCTCACCCGCTGAGGCTTACCAATCCATCATCAGATTGGAGACCGAGGTGCCCTTCGGCAGCCTGATCCGAGACCTACATCGGCTCGGTGCCGAAGGGATGGTGATCTTCGTCTTTCTGCACATGATGCGAACGTATCTCACCGGCTCTTATAAAAAGGAACGCTCGTTCACCTGGCTCACCGGTGTGGTCCTGCTGCTTATCACCCTGTTCCTGAGCTTCAGCGGCTATCTGCTGCCCTGGGATCAACTGGCGTACTGGGCGGTGACCATCGGCACCTCCATGGCGGACAAAGCGCCGCTGATCGGGCAAGAGTTGAATTTGCTCCTGCGCGGCGCACCGGATATCGGCGCAGGCGGCCTCCTACGCTTTTACCTGCTCCATGTGGTCCTGCTGCCGCTATTGGGAATCCTGTTCGTTAGCATTCATTACTACAAGGTTTCCCGCGAGCACGGCATCTCATTGCCAGCACGTGTAGAGGAAGGGAACCTATCGCCGGAGGAGAAGCGGGACGCTACACAGCGCATCGATTTCATCCCAGATCTGCTGACCCACGAAGTGTTCTTGGCCTGCTTGGGCATTTTCGTCCTGGTTTTGATGGCAGCGTTCTTCTACGATGCTCCTCTGGAGCATCATGCCGACCCTCAGAAGACGCCACTGGACACGAAAGCCCCCTGGTACTTCCTGTGGCTGCAGGGGCTACTCAAGCTGGGTGACCCTACGCTGATGGGTGTGATCTTGCCCACGCTGATCTTTCTCGTGCTGTTTGCCGTACCTTACATTGATCGCAACCCGCACCGCTCCATCCGGAAACGCCCCTTCGCCGTCTCCATGGGGCTGGCCGGCGTGGTGGCATTGCTTGTCTTGAGCTACATGGGTTTGCCGCAGTGGGGCATTGAGACCCCTGCAGCTACTCGCATCATCCAGGACCTGGCTCCTGAGGAGGGGATTGGACCCTTACGCGCCATCCCCTTTGATGAGCTCGTCCCCGGCTGGTACGAGGTCGGCAAGACTAACCCGAAGAGCCTGCCGGGAAAACTAGGTACCGTCTTCGCCGAGTTTGACCAGCGCGTCAAGAAAGCAGCCGCTGAGGGCAAGCTGCCCGAGGTGCAAGCCGTCATCGTCATCGAAGAGTGGCAAGCTGACTTGAAGAAGGTGACCCCGCGCATCGTGTGGACTGATCCCTCGAGCGGGGAACGCAAGACATACGAGCGCCACATCTTCCTGCATCGCGACCGTCGTCGAGGTGAGTAG
- a CDS encoding XTP/dITP diphosphatase, giving the protein MSDRVRLLIATRNQGKLREYRQLLANMPVEITDLDELGITEEVAETGSTFVENAVQKALTYARLSGLWTWADDSGLEVDALGGEPGVHSARFAGLEATDADRYGLLLQRMAHVPPGQRTARFYCVIAIATPEGHVEVAEGRCEGEIALAPRGVHGFGYDPVFYLPDHGCTMAELPLEEKNRISHRARATQAAQRILERMLADLEKADNCL; this is encoded by the coding sequence ATGTCGGATCGTGTCAGGCTATTGATCGCCACTCGCAATCAAGGTAAACTGCGTGAGTATCGCCAACTCTTGGCCAATATGCCGGTGGAGATAACTGATCTCGATGAGCTCGGGATCACAGAGGAAGTGGCTGAGACAGGGAGCACCTTTGTGGAGAACGCAGTGCAAAAGGCGTTGACCTATGCGCGGCTAAGCGGGCTATGGACCTGGGCAGACGATTCTGGGTTGGAGGTGGATGCGCTCGGCGGCGAACCTGGGGTACACTCAGCGCGGTTTGCCGGCCTTGAAGCTACCGATGCTGATCGCTATGGCCTGCTTTTGCAGCGCATGGCCCACGTGCCACCTGGCCAGCGCACTGCACGTTTCTACTGCGTAATCGCCATTGCGACGCCAGAGGGTCACGTGGAGGTCGCTGAAGGCCGTTGCGAGGGGGAGATCGCCCTTGCGCCGCGCGGTGTGCATGGCTTTGGCTACGATCCGGTATTTTACCTGCCGGATCACGGGTGTACCATGGCTGAGCTTCCCCTTGAGGAGAAAAATCGGATCAGCCATCGCGCGCGGGCAACCCAAGCGGCCCAGCGTATCCTGGAACGCATGCTAGCCGATCTCGAGAAGGCTGACAATTGTCTTTAG